The DNA window acggTTATCGAACTATAGTTTTATTACAAAATGATTATCGAATTATAGATGTGGACAACAAAAAGTTGTACAACGTTCCATGCAACAAGGcgttttgtgattttttacaaCTCGGTAACCATAGACTAGTTCTGTAAccgcaaaaatatttaacccaaCCAATTCtctcttttaattatatatgtgaTATGACATCTCCAACAATTTGGAGCCCATTTATCAATTACAAACTCAGCTTTATTATCTATAACCAACATCATTTAGTATTTGCCACCAAAATCAAAATGGAAAACAACACCAGAAGCAGTTGCTGCAACAATGGCAAGCAATTTACCTGTCCAAAACCCTCATTGTCACCGTTACCGACGCTCGGAAGCCACTTAGCTCGCAGACTAGTTGAAGTTGGCATATCTGATGTGTTCTCAGTTCCTGGAGATTCCACTCTGACCCTATTTGATTATCTTATTTCTGAGCCAGGGCTTAATCTGATAGGTTGCTGTAGTGAGCTAAATGCTGGTTATGCAGCTGATGGATATGCCAGGGCAAGAGGTGTGGCTGCATGTGCTGTTACCTTTACCGTCGGTGGCCTCAGCATTCTGAACGCGATTGCTGGTGCTTATAGTGAAGATCTTCCGGTTATTTGTATTGTTGGCGGTCCGAATTCTAATGATTATTATGGTTGTAAACAAATTCTTCATCATACCATTGGGTTGCCTGATTTTAGCCAAGAATTGCAATGCTTTCGCGCTGTTACTTGCCATCAAGTAATCTCTCTACGTACTTCGTTAcatttgtttatatatattctGTTGCACCGGAACACCATTCTATCAATGTTTCCTGTTTCAGAAATGTTTGAAAACTTTCCATTTCAGAAATGGAACTTTCTGTTAGAATATGAAatgtgcaaaaaaaaaaatagtttcacCTTTCAGGAAGCGAGAAGTATTGAATCGGAAACACTGGAATGAGAAACGACGAAACTGATCTTTTACTAGAatagttataaatttaaagtttcgGAATTTCATAAAATGTTAAAACATTAATATTGCTAAGCTACTGATCTTTAGGCCATTGTCAATGACTTGGAGAATGCCCAGGAGCAGATTGATAAAGCAATTATAACATGTTTACAAGAAAGCAAGCCTGTGTACATTAGTATCAGCTGTAACTTGGTGGCGATCCCTCATCCCAGTTTCATTACGAAGCCTATTCCGCTGATCTTCCCCACCAAGTAAGACCAAAAATacaaccaaacgtttttagcctattacaaaaatcttaaatttCTCTGTTGTGGTTAATTTCTTTCAGAATGAGTAACCGGATGGCCCTGCAAGTAGCAGTGGAAGCAGCTGCAGAAATATTAAACAAGGCAGCGAAGCTTGTTCTCGTGGCTGGACTAAAACTCCGCTCTGATAAAGCCTGCAATACCTTTGTTCAATTAGCAGATTCTTGTGGCTATGCATTTGCAGTCATGCCAGCAGCAAAAGGGCTTGTGCCAGAGAATCTTCCTCATTGTTTTATCGGGACTTATTGGGGCGCATCCAGCACTGCCTGCTGTGCAGAAATAGTAGAAACTGCTGATGCATCTCTGTTTGCAGGACCGGTTTTTGATGATTTGAGCTCTATCGGTAACTCACTTCTCTTCAACAAGAAGAAAGCTGTTATTGCAGAAGCTGAACGCGTCATAATTCCAGGAATGCCTGTCTTCGGAACCATATTGCTAA is part of the Mercurialis annua linkage group LG3, ddMerAnnu1.2, whole genome shotgun sequence genome and encodes:
- the LOC126672699 gene encoding pyruvate decarboxylase 1-like yields the protein MTSPTIWSPFINYKLSFIIYNQHHLVFATKIKMENNTRSSCCNNGKQFTCPKPSLSPLPTLGSHLARRLVEVGISDVFSVPGDSTLTLFDYLISEPGLNLIGCCSELNAGYAADGYARARGVAACAVTFTVGGLSILNAIAGAYSEDLPVICIVGGPNSNDYYGCKQILHHTIGLPDFSQELQCFRAVTCHQAIVNDLENAQEQIDKAIITCLQESKPVYISISCNLVAIPHPSFITKPIPLIFPTKMSNRMALQVAVEAAAEILNKAAKLVLVAGLKLRSDKACNTFVQLADSCGYAFAVMPAAKGLVPENLPHCFIGTYWGASSTACCAEIVETADASLFAGPVFDDLSSIGNSLLFNKKKAVIAEAERVIIPGMPVFGTILLKDFLENLAKRLDYNTSAYQNYKRICVPEGLPLQLNPNEEMKVNVLFKHIQKMLSGNMVVIAESGDSWFHCQKLKLPQGCRFESQVLYASIGCLVGSTLGYAHAEPDKRIVACIGDGSFQMTSQDVSTMLRCGHKSIIILINNGGYTIEVEIHDGPYNVIKNWNYTELVNAMDNGEGRCWTAKVIKLDIRLI